From Methylomonas sp. EFPC3, a single genomic window includes:
- the amrB gene encoding AmmeMemoRadiSam system protein B, translating into MNRKPAVAGRFYPAQPQQLHAEIVGFLQQAEPADQVPKAIIAPHAGYLYSGPIAASAYVRLKPAAGSIKRVVLIGPSHRVAFRGLAVSRTHAYTTPLGDVLVDRAAVETLLQLPFVEYIEQAHTLEHSLEVHLPFLQEVLRDFSLVPIVAGDASPDQVSQVLDLLWDGPETLLVVSSDLSHYHPYATAQRMDRNTSQLIEQLRYQDIGGEDACGKVAVNGLLKLLEEKGLSIKTIDLRNSGDTAGDKQQVVGYGAYVVD; encoded by the coding sequence ATGAACAGAAAACCAGCGGTCGCCGGCCGCTTCTACCCGGCGCAACCCCAACAACTCCACGCCGAAATCGTCGGCTTTCTGCAGCAGGCCGAACCGGCGGACCAAGTTCCCAAAGCCATTATTGCCCCGCACGCCGGCTATCTCTATTCGGGGCCGATCGCGGCCAGCGCTTATGTACGCTTGAAGCCGGCAGCCGGCTCGATCAAGCGCGTGGTATTGATCGGACCCTCGCACCGGGTGGCGTTCCGCGGTCTGGCGGTCAGCAGAACCCACGCCTACACCACGCCGCTCGGCGACGTCCTGGTCGACCGGGCCGCAGTGGAAACCTTGTTACAACTACCGTTCGTCGAATATATCGAACAGGCCCATACCCTAGAACACAGCCTGGAAGTCCATTTGCCGTTTCTGCAGGAAGTCTTGCGGGACTTCAGCCTGGTGCCGATCGTGGCCGGAGACGCCAGCCCGGACCAAGTCAGCCAAGTGCTGGATCTGCTGTGGGACGGCCCGGAAACCTTGCTGGTGGTCAGCTCCGACCTAAGCCACTACCACCCTTACGCCACCGCGCAACGCATGGACCGCAATACCAGCCAACTGATCGAACAATTGCGCTACCAGGACATCGGCGGCGAGGACGCCTGCGGCAAGGTGGCGGTGAACGGCCTATTAAAATTACTCGAAGAAAAAGGCCTGTCGATCAAAACCATAGACCTGCGCAACTCCGGAGACACCGCCGGCGACAAGCAGCAAGTGGTGGGCTACGGTGCCTATGTCGTTGACTGA
- the amrS gene encoding AmmeMemoRadiSam system radical SAM enzyme, producing the protein MAALLSSDTAATRYWHVLADGKVQCDLCPRFCKLHAGQRGLCFVRQNLGQQIVMTSYGRSSGFAVDPIEKKPLNHFLPGTPILSFGTAGCNLACKFCQNWDISKSREMDTLMSRASPEAIAKAALEQGCSSVAYTYNDPVVFHEYAIDTAQACRELGLKSVAVTAGYVCAEPRAEFYRYMDAANVDLKAFSEDFYHKITGGHLQPVLETLVYLKQETQVWFELTTLLIPGENDSEAELQAMTQWVVENLGPEVPMHFTAFHPDWKMTDKPHTPAASLLMARKIALENGVLYAYVGNVHDKAAESTYCHHCGELLIGRDWYVLSDWNLDAAGNCRFCGTRCAGLFQAQPGAWGAKRRAVSF; encoded by the coding sequence ATGGCTGCATTACTTAGTTCCGACACTGCTGCCACCCGCTATTGGCACGTCCTGGCCGACGGCAAAGTGCAATGCGATTTGTGCCCGCGCTTTTGCAAACTTCACGCAGGCCAGCGCGGCTTGTGCTTTGTCCGGCAGAATCTGGGGCAGCAAATCGTCATGACCAGCTACGGCCGTTCCAGCGGCTTTGCCGTCGACCCGATCGAAAAGAAACCGCTGAACCATTTTTTGCCCGGTACGCCTATCCTGTCGTTCGGCACCGCCGGTTGCAATCTGGCCTGCAAGTTTTGCCAGAACTGGGATATCAGCAAATCGCGGGAAATGGATACTTTGATGAGTCGCGCCAGCCCGGAAGCGATCGCCAAGGCGGCATTGGAGCAGGGCTGCAGCAGCGTGGCTTATACCTACAACGATCCGGTGGTGTTTCACGAGTATGCTATCGATACTGCCCAGGCCTGCCGCGAACTCGGGTTGAAGTCGGTGGCGGTGACCGCCGGTTACGTTTGCGCCGAACCGCGCGCCGAGTTTTACCGTTACATGGATGCGGCGAACGTCGATTTGAAAGCGTTTTCCGAGGATTTTTACCACAAAATCACCGGCGGCCATTTGCAGCCGGTGTTGGAAACGTTGGTGTATCTGAAGCAGGAAACTCAGGTTTGGTTTGAGCTGACCACCTTGCTGATTCCGGGCGAAAACGATTCCGAAGCCGAATTGCAGGCGATGACGCAGTGGGTGGTCGAAAATTTGGGGCCGGAGGTGCCGATGCATTTCACCGCCTTCCATCCGGACTGGAAAATGACGGATAAACCGCATACGCCGGCCGCGTCGCTACTGATGGCCCGCAAAATTGCGCTGGAAAACGGTGTGCTTTACGCCTACGTCGGCAACGTGCACGACAAGGCAGCGGAGAGTACTTACTGCCACCACTGTGGCGAACTATTGATCGGCAGAGACTGGTACGTGTTATCGGACTGGAACCTGGATGCTGCAGGCAATTGCCGCTTTTGCGGTACGCGTTGCGCCGGCCTGTTTCAAGCCCAACCCGGCGCTTGGGGAGCAAAGCGGCGGGCGGTAAGTTTTTGA
- the amrA gene encoding AmmeMemoRadiSam system protein A yields the protein MSLTDDQRQRLLALARQSISHGLETGRPLSVDPAQYPGELSARRATFVTLERAGQLRGCIGMLEARRPLAEDVAENAFAAAFRDPRFPPLRDSELAGLDLHISVLAPAEPLPVKSEADLLQQLRPGVDGLILQEGGRRATFLPAVWDDLPEPARFLNHLKQKAGLPAAYWSDSLRFFRYTTESFG from the coding sequence ATGTCGTTGACTGACGACCAACGCCAACGGCTGTTGGCGCTGGCCCGGCAATCGATAAGCCACGGCCTGGAAACCGGCCGGCCGTTAAGCGTCGATCCGGCGCAGTATCCCGGCGAATTATCCGCCCGCCGCGCCACCTTCGTCACGCTGGAACGCGCCGGCCAATTGCGGGGTTGTATCGGCATGCTCGAAGCGCGGCGGCCTTTGGCCGAAGACGTGGCCGAAAACGCCTTCGCCGCCGCCTTCCGCGATCCGCGCTTCCCGCCGCTGCGGGACAGCGAGCTGGCCGGACTCGATCTGCATATCTCGGTGCTGGCGCCGGCGGAACCGCTGCCGGTCAAGTCGGAAGCCGACTTGCTGCAGCAGCTTCGCCCCGGCGTGGATGGCTTGATTCTGCAGGAAGGCGGCCGGCGGGCGACGTTTCTACCCGCGGTTTGGGACGACCTGCCCGAACCGGCCCGTTTCCTGAACCACCTGAAACAAAAAGCCGGCCTGCCGGCCGCTTATTGGTCGGACAGCCTGCGATTTTTCCGCTACACCACGGAAAGCTTCGGCTGA
- the zwf gene encoding glucose-6-phosphate dehydrogenase, which translates to MKNHTYKPCDLVIYGALGDLSKRKLLISLYRLEKSELLEPDTRIVGVDRLDETSEGFVKIARASLEAFLNNTINEEIWQRFSKRLSYLKIDLTQPEQYLQLNTAVEPDKRVMVNYFAVAPFLFKSICQGLQSCGVLTPESRMVMEKPIGHDLKSSKEINDAVADAFHEDQVYRIDHYLGKETVLNLLALRFANSIFTTNWNHNTIDHIQITVGEDIGIEGRWDYFDKTGQLRDMLQNHLLQILTFVAMEPPADLEAESIHMEKIKVLKALRPITARNVEEKTVRGQYTAGFIKGQAVPGYLEEEGANKESTTESFVAIRVDIDNWRWAGVPFYMRTGKRMPNKRTEIVVNFKQLPHNIFKDSFRDLPANKLVIHLQPNEGVEVVMLNKVPGIDGNIKLQQTKLDLSFSETFKKNSIFGGYEKLILEALRGNPTLFLSREEIEQAWTWVDSIQDAWAHSHSAPKSYPAGSWGPIASVALLARDGRAWEE; encoded by the coding sequence ATGAAAAACCACACTTATAAACCCTGCGACTTGGTGATTTACGGCGCGCTGGGTGATTTGTCCAAGCGCAAACTGTTGATTTCGTTATATCGCTTGGAAAAGTCCGAATTACTCGAACCCGACACCCGCATCGTCGGCGTCGACCGGCTTGACGAGACCAGCGAAGGTTTCGTCAAAATCGCCCGCGCCAGTCTCGAGGCGTTTTTGAACAACACCATCAACGAAGAAATCTGGCAACGTTTTTCCAAGCGCCTGTCTTATTTGAAAATAGACCTGACTCAGCCTGAGCAATACCTGCAGCTGAACACCGCCGTGGAGCCGGACAAACGGGTCATGGTCAATTATTTCGCCGTCGCGCCGTTTTTGTTCAAAAGCATTTGCCAGGGCCTGCAAAGCTGCGGCGTGTTGACACCGGAATCGCGGATGGTGATGGAAAAGCCGATCGGCCACGATTTGAAGTCGTCAAAAGAAATCAACGACGCCGTCGCCGACGCCTTTCACGAAGACCAGGTCTACCGGATCGACCACTATCTGGGCAAGGAAACCGTGTTGAACCTGTTGGCCTTGCGCTTCGCCAATTCGATTTTCACCACCAACTGGAACCACAATACGATAGACCACATCCAGATCACGGTCGGCGAAGACATCGGCATCGAAGGCCGCTGGGACTATTTCGACAAGACCGGCCAGTTACGCGACATGTTGCAAAACCACCTGTTGCAAATTCTGACCTTCGTCGCGATGGAACCGCCGGCCGACCTGGAAGCGGAAAGCATCCACATGGAAAAAATCAAGGTTCTGAAAGCGCTGCGGCCGATCACGGCGCGCAACGTCGAAGAGAAAACCGTGCGCGGCCAGTACACCGCCGGCTTCATCAAAGGCCAGGCTGTGCCGGGCTATCTGGAAGAGGAAGGCGCCAACAAGGAAAGCACCACCGAAAGTTTTGTCGCGATCCGGGTCGACATCGACAACTGGCGCTGGGCCGGCGTGCCGTTTTATATGCGCACCGGCAAACGCATGCCGAACAAGCGCACCGAGATTGTGGTCAATTTCAAACAGTTGCCGCACAACATCTTTAAAGACAGTTTCCGCGACCTGCCCGCCAACAAACTGGTGATCCACCTGCAACCCAACGAGGGCGTCGAGGTGGTGATGCTGAACAAAGTGCCCGGCATCGACGGCAACATCAAACTGCAGCAAACCAAGCTCGACCTGAGTTTCTCGGAAACCTTCAAGAAAAACAGCATCTTCGGCGGCTACGAAAAACTGATCCTGGAAGCCCTGCGCGGCAATCCGACGCTGTTTTTGAGCCGCGAGGAAATCGAACAGGCCTGGACTTGGGTCGATTCGATCCAGGACGCCTGGGCGCACAGCCACAGCGCGCCCAAATCCTATCCGGCCGGCAGCTGGGGCCCGATCGCCTCGGTAGCGCTTTTGGCCCGCGACGGCCGCGCGTGGGAAGAGTAA